In the Rhododendron vialii isolate Sample 1 chromosome 2a, ASM3025357v1 genome, TTCCAGTGGATCGAATTGAAGCTTGATTGGGATGCACTTAGCATATGTGGTTCTTAGTGACCTTGCATAGCACTGTAGTAGGAGTAATTTCAATGTGCAAAACATACTAGATTGCTCACTAGTAGCCTATTTGGAAAGATGAACTTTACAGTGGCTTCAGTTTTGCTAAATCTGTTGAGCAGCACTTAAAAACACAGGTGCACATATTTGGGATGTGTATAGATGAATCATGTATGTAGATGCATTATGGTAGAAAGCTTTTGCGATTGATCTATTTCTGGTCTTGATATTAGCACCAATTAGGCACATCATTTCCATCTTCGTACTTCTGTCCGTGTTTATTCTGGTGCAGTTGGGGGTAAGTCTAAGGCTTCTTGCACAtaagcagtgttctaaaaggcgctACCCACCACCTAGCGCCTAGGCCGCCTtgcaattaagtttttttttttttgagtccaGACCCTAGGCGCCCGCCTAGCCCCGCTGAGTGCCTAAACAAACCACCTAGCCTAGGCCCGCCGAGCGCCTAAACAAACCACCTAGGGAAAATTGTGGTGGCAACCCGCTACCTAGCGCCTAGGAGGCCGCCTTGTAGAACACTGCACATAAGAGGTTCCGGGTTGGTTTTTCGGTGCAATCTGTTTTCTGTATCTCATAAAGATTTTGATGTGCATTCCTGGATTTaacttggttttgtttgtttatatatattactaaAAGGGCTTCTTTTCTTGGAActtaactttgttttgtttgtgtacATTACTAAAAGGGCTTATTTTTCTTGGAAACTGTTGTGCAGAGGATTTCGATAAGGCCATTAAGGAGGCTATTCAACCAACGACGTAAGTTTATTTAATCTGTTTCTACTTGCATGGTTATATTGCTTTGTATTACTTCTGTGGTGTCTCTCAAGCGGCATTCcttttggacatttttttgtcatttcatgCAATTTTAGCACCATATTTGAAGCAAAATGGGCTTATTTTAGGACTTATAGAATGAGAATTAGAATGGTTTGCTACAGGGCTACATTCTTCGCCGCAAAGAATATAGGGTAAATGCTTCTAAAACAACTTAAACAGTTCTGTATTTCAGCAGAACTGCAATTCTAATCTTAATATTTAAATGGAAGAAAGTGCTTTGGATTACTTTATTCTGAAGTCATGTTTTGCAACAAAATGACAGTACCCATGGACTGATGTGTGTTGGAATGCAATCACATTGCCCAAGCATGGCCTGATCTTGGGCATATCTGTGTGCAAAAAGCCATAGTTTAACCATATTAATGTAATGTACTTGGAAAAAtagcagtttttttattaatttagcCATCAAATTAGTTGTACCTCCAATTTACATAGGTCTGTGGTGAAATTCTATGTCCTCAAGTCTGGGCCTAGAACATATGGGACACGTCTTTGCTTCAGTTGTGAATATTGTCTTCTGTGGTTAGATGAAAGTGAATGTCTTTGGTTTGGGCTGTAATGTCATGTAGCTTCTCTTCTGCAGTTTTAGTTGCTCTGAAGATACAGAATCAAAACACTTGTAGTGTATCTACGAGCACATGATTTCCCCAATTACTcaaggtacaaaaaaaatttggatcttgtgttcttcaatgtatataataaaaaatgcaaaataatcCTTTAGCGGTTTCCTTGATCCTGGTGTAATGCGGAAAAGTTCTCTCTATGTATCCGAACTAAAATACGCTTAAAAGATCAAGGGTTTGCTTGGAACataagggaaaggaaaagaaaagaaaagaagggaaagttaTTTGGTTTGAGACGGAAAACAACCTAAAATGATGAGAGAGAGTATTAAGTATAGTAcaattttctcttcattttcctcagattttccttcattttttcttttcttttccctcactttccacaagttccaaacagggCTCAAGTCTGTactttgttttgatgttttgaatttgaataacTATAAATGATTTATAGGGcacttttcttgttttttaaattGAATGTGGGAAACTGTATATTAAATTGGGGCAGTGGGATCAAATATGGAACAAGTAAAAGCTGCCAATGACTATGACTTTTATGCTCTATCAATGTTAATTGCAGGTAGGAGTATTTGCCCATAAAAAAAGAGTTAGTAGGAGTATCAGTTTTCATGGTAAGGGAGACTGTTGGGTTATTGTAGCTTTGcgttttgttctctctctctctctttctctgtgtgTAGATGTTGTACTCTTTGTAGCATTGACAAAGATCTAGGGAAAGTACACCATGCAGTTCGATAAGAGATCCAGAGAGCATCAGGACCCTAGGTTCTGCTACTAGGCCTACCATCTCCACTGAAGCCGTCAAGGCACTTACCTACCACAAATGAGTGGATGAGTTCTTCACCGGTGCAAAAGAAACGCATCAACGGTAGTTTATTGAGAAGTATTTTtctcctcatctctgggttttttttattctagATTATGATATAGACCCATTTGTTTATATATCTACCATGTAGAACTCTTTTGAACTGGATCATTGGTTTTTAAATCGTGGAGGAATTACTTTAGGGAATGTGTTATTGGGATTCCTGCAAATTATTGTACTTATTTCCATTGGTTATGCGGGGAAACTATTCTTAGTGGGAAAGTCTTAAATGGTGGCCCCTCTACTCTCCTGCTATCTTGATAGGAAAAAcacaaaacagtttttttttctttccctcacAACTAAGCAATTAATATGAAATTTGTTGGCAGGTACAACTTTGATCCGGTAGCGATGGTCCCATCCCTGGAAGTTACAAATGGTCGAAGCTGGATTGATAGGTGTTCGTGTTTGGTTCAACACTTTCTCCCCCTGCAAATTGTCTGTTGACCAGAATAACTTAGATTAGTTGCTAATTGCCTTCGTTGACATGATATTGGTGATGGTGctattttgcatttttcttctcctttctgaACTTTTAAAGAGATAAGCAGGAGGGCTGTCAAAGGTTAAGAGTGGAGACTAATGATATGTGACATAACAAAGCTTGTGAGTAACACAAACTAGTAATACAACAAGGTCCTTTGTCTAACAGATTATCTGAGAGTGGGGAGGGGAATTAGAGTTTTGGGGTTTTAAGGGTTAGAGTTTAAGGAATTAGGTCCAGTCTTAGGTGGGtattgaaattgttcattttttgtttgtttgttagtaTTGGGCTTCGGTTAACTTAAATGAGTGGCTTGATTatcactctctcttttttaattttgggttTGGAAGGACCATAAAATTCAATAATCTATTGCCTTTCTTGTATTGTCTAGATCAAAATGGCATCCGTGGAGATCTTTTGAAGAAGTTATTAGAAACTCAGTTCGATTGTGTCCCCGAAGAGCTAAAGTTGCTTTATTTATGAGAAGGAATGAAAGATTTAAAGGAGACAAaaggagaggaagaaaaaaGTGGAATAAAGACACCGAGCATGAGAATGAGTAAACAAACGatgaaaaaaaacacttcaccAACCATGAGCAAGAGACTCCGTGGGAGCACGGAGCCTCCCCTAGTAACTCCATGAGAACAACGTCCTCTACCTAGATCATATTGGCCCTATATTGAggtaatcaaattttgagttgaTTATAGGACTCATGCATATCATCATAATTACGTCAAAACCCCAGTTGGTTGCCAATAATTTGCATTCAAATCTGTTAAATTTAGTGGTAACGTAATTGGAGAGGAGAAATCCCATTAGGGTTGATTTCATTCaaacataaaatatatatacaagatgTACAATAATTGCTCTACGGTCCTaaatacttaaactaattacatgataagacacataattatactagatacaaatagacccgtaatctaacactccccctcaagttggtgcaaaggtatcaatcaagcccaacttgaatacaataaaatgaaaactcttgctacccagtccttttgtgaatatatcagctaactgatctccagatctcacaaacggcatacatatcaaaccctcgtttaacttttccttgatgaagtgtcgatcaatctccatgtgcttcgttctgtcatgttgaacgggattatgagcaatattgatggcagctttattgtcgcaATAGAGTTTCATCGGAACACTGTCAGCAAATCCCAAATCAtgtaacaaagtttggagccacaagagctcgcaAACATcatgagccatagctctatattcagcttctgcgctaGCCCTGGCGACtaccgattgcttcttacttcgccaagtaaTCAGATTACTCCCAAGAAAAGTGCAATAACCAGAAGTagagcgcctatcatccacagaaccagtccagtcagcatcagtaaaTGCCTCAAATCGTAAatggccatgattagagaacaaaattccttttcctggagctgatttcaAATACCTCAgaatacgataaactgcatctagatgtgatgtgcgaggatcatgcataaactggctaacaacacctactgcataagtaacatctGGACGGGTGtgggccaagtatattagtTGACCtacaagtcgctgatacctctccttatcagtacgctcccccacatcttcactaagatgatgattcgcctcaataggggaatctgcaggtctacagcctaacatacctgtttcttccaaaagatcaagtatatacttgcgttgggaaataaagatacctctattagacctcgctacttccattccaaggaaatatctcaatgatcccaagtccttaatctcgaactcttgagcTAAACGAGACTTTAGAttatgaatctcactcacatcattgcctgtcattattatgtcatcaacataaacaataaggacagcaatcttaccattaTTTTGCCGGGTGAAcatcgtatgatctgcatggctctgcttGTAACAAAAACTCAATATAGCCTtagaaaacctgccaaaccaggctctaggggactgcttcagcccataaagtgccttcttcaatctacacacTTTTTCCTTACTTGCAGGAGAAGAGAAACCCggtggaatatccatataaacttcctcctctaaattaccatggaggaatgcatttttcacatcaaactgttgaagaggccaattcaagtTGGCAGCACACGAGAGGAGAGCTCGTACCGAATTCATCTTTGCTACTGGAGCAAatgtctcctcatagtcaataccataagtctgagtaaaacctctggcaacaagccttgccttgtatctctcaactgtaccatcagccttttgtttaatagtgaacacccacttgcaacccactggtttcttcccttctggaagtgacactagatcccaggtgccattcttttccaaagctgtcatctcttccaccatagctcctttccatTTAGGTACTttgaatgcatcctgccaattttgtggaatagatatagaagaaagagaagagacaaaggcataatacgaaggagacaaacggtcataagaaacaaattgtgagataggatgttgagtacaagatctaacaccttttcgaatagcaataggaagattgtcaggatccataggaggaggttcaataagagaagaatcattaccagaagaATCAGCTGAGGAATTTGGGACTGGAGTGGGCGATTGTGGTTGACAAGGTGGTAATGCACATGAAGACTTTCTACGTCTAGCATACCTCTGTAAGTTAGCTCCCTGGAGTCGTGCAGGTAGTTGttcctcaatgtcaccaccaatatcatgtgtttcccCCTCAACAAATACTAGTTCCTCTCTAGTGTTTTCcttctccccctcactatgattataaaaggtaaacatctcttccttCTGCTGAtactccccctgaagagatggtttggagggagaGTAAAAAAACTCTGTTTCCCAAAAAGTAACATCCATAGACAAACATCTTCCTAGAATAAGGGTCATAACACTTATAGCCTttctgggtaggagagtacccaacaaaaatacacttatgggATTTATGTCCTAGCTTGCCCTCAAAAGGTTTgggggcatgaacaaaacacacacaaccaaacaccctaggTGGAAGAGTCGGAACTTGGCAACTGCTTGGCAGACACTCAATGGGTGTTTTAAAATTGAGGACACtggatggcatacggttgataagatacGTGGCAGTTAAAATAGCATCTCCCTATaagtatttgggaacattcatagtgaacaaaagggatcgagcgacctcagcaagatgacgatttttgcgttcaacaactccattttgttgtggagtgtcaacgcaAGTCGTCTAAAAGAGAATACCATTATCAGCTAGTTATATtcgaaaaatcttatcaatatactcagtcccattatcactccgaagaattttaatatgTGTATCAAATTGAGTACATaccatcttatgaaaagatttgaaacaggAAAACACCTCATTTTTTGACTTGAGTAAGTACACCCATGTGGCACGAGAacaacaatcaataaaagtaacaaaccatcgATAACCCTTTAAAGAAGGAATaggagaaggaccccaaacatcagaatgaatAACCATAAATGGAGTATCACtacgtttattaataggtgcataaaaagagcgtttatgttttccaaactcacaagcctcacaaaaaaactgatcccTAGGATAATGTTTAACTAAAGTAGAAAAAAGTTTCTCCAATATCCCAAAAGaaggatgacccaatctacagtgccaccgatgtaacaaagaaagagtaTAACTCATATCTGCATGTAGAGCTTTTCCACATGAGAGAGATGGCTGAGATGGATGAAGTGCATGCTCCAAATAATAGATAccaccatgtgctttaccactgccaattaCATTCCCCGTTTTCAGTTCctgaaagacacagtgagtaggaaaaaatgtcacagaATAGTTTGCAGAATGAGTAAAACTGCTAACTgaaagaaggttagtggcaaagtttggaatatggagaactgaagagagagagagagatagagggagaatagcgaacggaacctttccctgaaatagcagagaatGACCCATCGGCAATTCGcaccttatccttaccagaacaagtcGAATAGGAATCaaaaacagaggaacaacctgtcatatgatctgaagcaccagaATCAATAATCCAAGGGATACCGgaggaggcagtaaatgcactagctggaatacctgaatgagcaaaataggatgcagcaggagctgctgtggaagtaggagctacagtagtccaaatctgatgTGGAGTATCAAGGAGCAGGAAAGTATGACGAATATCAGCTCTCATAGAGTTAAACAACCAAGTCATGACTAACGATTTCTGAGATTTAAACTTCTTTAGTTCAACTGCCTCAACAGGTGGAGTAACAGGGCCCTCAATGAATTCTGACATTCCTTTGGCCTCAATAGCCAaagtaaaagtacgagaccaaatcaaatagttgGTACCATCCAATTTAATGTGGCAAATATCCAGAGAATAGTTATCCATAGTCCttacacgactcaactcattATTTATACCAACGGAAGCCTTTTGTTTATCCTCCGACATGTTAACTAGAGTTAATggtagattaaaaaaaagaggttgGACTGTACAGAAGACAATCAACCCTTGCACAGTCTCCAATAACTCCAAACAGTACCCAAtgcacaataccttaccagtGATGTCCAATACCGAAAAATTAAGTTGACCCAGTCTGAATAGGGAACGAACAGAGGTCGCCGGAGGTCAGACGTGGACCGATGATGGCTGGCGAGTGCAGAGGTAACCTCGTCGGCGACCGGCGAGTGCCCAGTGCCTGTCGGAGGTTGTAGTGAAGCTGGGAAACGtcgtccaaaacaaaaaacaagggCCGAAGGTTGGATGAAACAGAGATCTAGTTCTGAATGACCCCGGAACTTCTATCTACCAACTGGATAAGAGTCGTCGGAGGCTGATGAATCTCCGGCGAGGGTCGTCGGAGGTTGGGTGTCGATCACAAAGGGCCAACGAGGGTCAACGATGGCTGTAATCTACTGGGTCTTCAACTCCGGCGTCGGAAAGGTCTGTCGATGACTCAACAGAGATGGGAGACGCTAGTTGGAGGCACAACTATGGGTGATCGACCAAACAAGAAGCCCTAGGTATCGtgctgctttgataccatgttaaatttaGTGGTAACGTAATTGGAGAGGAGAAATCCCATTAGGGTTGATTTCATTCaaacgtaaaatatatatacaagatgTACAATAATTGCTCTACGGTCCTaaatacttaaactaattacatgataagacacataattatactagatacaaatagacccgtaatctaacaaaatctaaTGTGTTGGAACCTAGATTACCCATGTGGAAGTTTTTGTTGAGAGTAGTAAATTGGTTTATCTGATTCCTTTCCCATGCCATTGACATCCAAAGAATGCTGTGTTCGGTGTCAATTTGTTACAATTCCTAATAGTCTAGGTCTTAGTGTATCCAAGTGATTTGTAGTTACAACGCGTAAGGTTTTCTACAGGTAGAGTGCTTTTTGTTAAAAGTACTCGCCCTATTTTTTCTTCCTCATTACAATCATATATGATTTAGACACTTCCACATCTTTCTTTGGTGTTTATGATGGCCATGGAGGTAATTCATGATTATTTAGCTTTCTATCTCATTAGCATAAGTTTATGATCTCATTAGTATAAGTTTATGTTGTGTTCTTGATAAAATAGAGGCTTGTATATACTTTTGGCCTATTGTGTATTATTGAGGTGCTTAGTTGAGATCAATGGTTCTTTTTGattattaataaatttttctgtGAAAGGGTTCAGCTGGAAATAGCAACTCCCTACTGCCTTCCAATTGTTTTTTTTGCCCCGCTTATGAGCATTTAGAATTGCGATTTGGGTGTTTGTTAGTTATATCTTCTCCAATTTTAAGCGTTTTTCTCATGCTATGCTTCATTTTGTCGTCAAATTAATATTATCTATTAATTGCTAGGCTCTATTTGCAATTTTATAGGCTGCATTTGCCCGAAGTAAGCGAATTTGGACATTGTATTTATCAATACGATCACTAGCGTTTATTCATATGCCATGTCTGTGTTCAAAATGCAGCTGTCTCTATTGTTAATGCCTATGAGATTTCCAATCATCCTCCCTTACCTGGCTGGATATTTTTTATTCACAGTAAGCTTCTGAGTGAGGCCTTGAGGGAAGCCATCACTCAGATTTCTAATGATGCTAGGGAGAAAAAACGCAAATTCAATGAAACAGTTGAGCTCCAAATTGGGTTGAAGAACTATGCTCCCCAAAAGGATAAGCATTTCAGTGGTTCGGTGAGGTTGTCTTATATTCCACGTCCCAAAATGAAGGTTTGCATGCTTGGTGATGCTTAGCACGTGGACGAAGTAATCCTGCTCAGTTTGGATtagtatttttctttctctattgGTTTTCTTGTATTTGCTTGCTGCTTTTAGTTGCCAAGAATGAGTATTTCTTATACCCTTGAATAAAGGGCACCCAAATTACGAGAAAATTGCATGTCATTTCCTATTTATGGTAGAACCTTtgccataaaaaaatataatcctTGGAATACATGCCGAGCGAAGGTTTTTTTTGGAGCCCCACCTCTTTGTCTTCTGGAAGCAAAAGAGGGATAATCCTGAAAAAGTCACACCAGTGTGGTCTTATTATACCTTTGGTGATTCTATTCACCAAGCACCCCAACTTTGTAATGTTTTTGCTGCTCGAGTTGTAAGTCTTGTTTCTCTCAGGGTTCGTTTGATTAGGAAGAAATCTATATTGGaaagtgaagtgaaagaaaagaatgtgtatataaaatttattttcttctatgGGTTTgattaaaatgaattttttttttttaagaatcttGTCAGAAAATGTTTATAGTTACTAAATTACCTGCCTATCAAAATAAAAGTTGCTAACTTACCCTTAATATACAATGGATTCGGGTAGGAAAGGAAGAAAATCATAGGCATAATGGTAAAATGTCATTAGAGGTGGCAACTTTcactagaaaataaaatttccttgtGTTTTTAGCAAGAAAGTGAAAGATATGTAATTGTGCTTAAATGAGTTGTACAAgaaaatttactttctaacaCTTTCAACCATTTTCATGctaatcaaacaccaaaaaaagtgtgtttttcccccttcttacattttctttcattttcactCTAATCAAACCCCTTGgtatgtttttcattttcttctttattgtcCACCCCACCTTAAAATAATACTGCTTAACTTTCAGCCATATGttatcttttccttttgatAGTCACCATTGGAATGCCAAAATAATTTGGTTTAGTTTGTCTGCAAAGGTGATGTTAAGCAACGACAATTCGTAGTTGCGTCTCCAATGCATAGATTTTGAAGACTGGATTCCTCAAGGTACAAtggtattttctattttgtttgtttctacAATTTTCTCCCTTGTATCGTATGACTTGTGTACATGTTACAAATTTACTTGGGAAAGGCTCAGTTGTTTGTGTTTCAAGTGATATAAAGGTCTGTTCATTTGGCAATTGGCATATATTCCTTTCAAACTTGTTCCAAGTATTATAAAAGGTTTGTTCATTTGACAATTGGCGTATGGGGCTCTCCTAGGAAGTGGCATTGGATATTTCTTTCCAATTACAGATGtttgaaaacaaaatcatttttatttttatgtagaATCACGTTTTCTTTGCTTTTATTTCCTCGTTGGAGACTTGAAGAGCTTGACCAACTTTTTGGTTTCTAAGGCATTTTTGGTCTGATAGGTGGTTTTGGTAGGTCTTCAAAAGTTAGATCTTAtttgcttttcattttccagGCCTGCAGTGTTACAGACTGTCGCATGGTTGATCAAAACTAAACATTCAATgttaactctattttttttcccactcgAATCATTGAGAAACTAGATGAAGGCATGGTTCTAGTTTGCTCTCATTTTGAGTATGTGTTTTAAAATAGAATCATTGGCACTAAACCTTCTATTACTTATCTTGTCTTTAACCAATTTTTTAGTCTTATCCTATTGAACTAATTTAGATAATATGTAGTGAACTATTCTTACATCCATTACTATGTTTGTTGTTGTAAGGAAACTATTCTTCGGCATTGTTAAGGGTTGAGGAATCGGTGAAACTATCGGTGGAAAAAACTTACATGaggtttttcattttcctttcaaaatcTATAGGTGGAAAAAACTTACATCTATAAGGAATGAACTCCTTCAAGTCATCTTACATCATAAATATAGATTACATACCATTTTATCCAGAACAATCCTCAGCAAGAAACAACCAACCATCATGTTTTTTGTGCATGGCACGAAGCTCACTACCTAGTTTGTGTTCGTAATACATATTTTCAATGGTATTAACTTGAAATATTCCGTAATATCACATGAGATCTTCACCCCCGAGCTCTGAAATCCCTATGCTCTATTTTCTATACTCCTTTTCGTACTATATTAATTCTCATTTATCGCAATCTACAGTAATTAAAGGGTTTTTTGCTCCAAGCAATTATTACATCCATTACTATGTTTGTTGTTGCAAAGGAACTATTCTTTGGGACTGTTAAGGGTTGAAGAATTGGTGAAAGGTTTTGGATGTTTTATTTGATATTATTAATTTAGTAAGGAGCGGAGATGTTGCTAATTTTCAAGATCATAATTGGTATAGTGCTGGAAGGGGTGCTTATGTTAACCTAAAACGCGCTGAACGAGCTTGTATTATTGTAAATGACATTCCAGGTATCCTTCTATGAGCTTCTGTAATGATTTTTCCTTTTGCCTAAGCACTAAGCAGGCATCATGGTTTGGAGCTAAGAAGGTTTCCCTTGAGAGTTTTAACATTGCCAACAGTGTCTTCAAAATTGTGTCCCTTGAGAGTTCTAACATTGCCAACAGTCTTCAAAACTTGAGATATAAATTAGGTAGACTTTGCTTAGAACTCGAATTTGATCCCGTAGGGGttggggaaaaggaaaatgaaaggacTGTCGAAATGTGAAGGAAAACCgctttcttttgggttttcgCTCCCACTTACTGAAATgttggagaaagaaaaacattttGAAGTTCTAAGAGATCCTGATAATGAGAATGAGGATTGGTATTTAAGTCTACGCATACTCACcttgattattttgtttttgtctctTTGCAGCATATATTTGCTGTCTTAGTAGTATGTTAATGTCCCATCCCGTTGCAGGTTGCAATCATGGTAGCTGCTTCGCTTCTATAACAGGGATcgtgatttttatttattgttcttgttagttaaaataaaaattaacttCACTGATTGTTGTGGACTCTTTGGACTTTTTTAATAACTGCTACATGAGACACTAATATGCAGTACTAAAGCAAAGTTTCTTTCTATGCAGGTTGATCATGATTTCGTTCACATTATGTTTTATTATTTGCGGCGTTAATAACTATTGCatcatttttgtgaaaatagaaCTTGAAAAGCTTCAGGAAGGTGAACAAATTGACAAGCCTTTtatacaaaaacaaatgaaaattagATTCCCTAAGCGCAGAAGAAGTCAAGAATCTTGAATTTGTATTTGGGGATAAGGTAAGTAACATAATGAATTGAAAAGAGGACAAAGGTTAATGAAGTTCAGCTATCTGTTTCTGATTATAATACATGTTATACTTTCTTTGTTAGGTTTTGTTTAAGAAGGCTAATGTGACGATTGTAAGGGGTAAGAATATAGCCATTATTGGCCCAAATGGGTGTAGAAAGAGTACTTTGTTTAAACttattgttggagtttgtcccacatcagttaattatttcctccaaaactag is a window encoding:
- the LOC131316487 gene encoding large ribosomal subunit protein uL1-like, which gives rise to MFMDGFRDSGITRSCHNCRPVCYIFGLIFLGNCCAEDFDKAIKEAIQPTTKLLSEALREAITQISNDAREKKRKFNETVELQIGLKNYAPQKDKHFSGSVRLSYIPRPKMKVCMLGDA